A genomic region of Nitrosomonas ureae contains the following coding sequences:
- the hisA gene encoding 1-(5-phosphoribosyl)-5-[(5-phosphoribosylamino)methylideneamino]imidazole-4-carboxamide isomerase gives MLIIPAIDLKDGHCVRLKQGVMEDATVFSKEPGEMASHWLSQGARRLHLVDLNGAFAGKPRNEVAIREIVQSLDDQIPIQLGGGIRDLDTIERYLDDGISYIIIGTAAIKIPGFLQDACNAFPGQIMAGLDAKDGKVAVDGWSKITGHDVIDLAKKFEDYGVEAIIYTDIGRDGMLNGINIEATIELARELTIPVIASGGITNISDVQKLCAIESERIIGAITGRAIYEGSLNFKEAQQLADKLSKDNDIS, from the coding sequence ATGCTGATTATTCCTGCAATAGATCTTAAAGATGGCCACTGTGTTCGACTAAAACAAGGGGTAATGGAAGATGCTACAGTATTTTCCAAAGAACCCGGTGAAATGGCATCCCACTGGTTAAGTCAAGGCGCACGCAGACTCCATCTGGTCGATTTAAACGGTGCATTTGCCGGCAAACCAAGAAATGAAGTAGCAATACGGGAAATTGTCCAATCTCTCGATGATCAGATACCTATTCAATTAGGCGGCGGCATTCGTGATCTTGATACAATCGAACGTTATCTTGACGATGGTATCTCCTATATAATCATCGGTACTGCAGCCATCAAGATACCAGGCTTTCTGCAAGATGCCTGTAACGCTTTCCCAGGACAGATTATGGCTGGACTGGATGCAAAAGATGGAAAGGTAGCGGTTGATGGCTGGTCTAAAATTACCGGCCATGATGTCATTGATCTAGCCAAGAAATTTGAGGATTATGGAGTAGAAGCGATTATATATACGGACATTGGCAGAGACGGCATGCTCAACGGTATTAACATTGAAGCAACCATCGAATTAGCTAGAGAACTTACTATACCGGTTATTGCCAGCGGCGGTATTACCAATATCAGTGATGTTCAGAAACTGTGCGCAATCGAATCCGAAAGAATTATTGGAGCCATTACTGGGCGCGCCATCTATGAAGGCTCTTTGAATTTTAAAGAAGCTCAGCAATTGGCTGACAAACTGAGTAAAGATAACGATATATCGTAA
- a CDS encoding histidine triad nucleotide-binding protein, with translation MENCIFCKIARKEIPANKIYEDKDILAFNDINPAAPVHFLLIPKLHIDSLIDVQDIHQSLLGKMLSLAPQLAKEQGCENGFRTIINTGPAGGQEIFHLHFHIIGGREHLPGMIHTG, from the coding sequence ATGGAAAATTGTATTTTTTGTAAAATCGCAAGAAAAGAAATACCTGCTAACAAAATCTACGAAGATAAAGATATTCTTGCCTTTAATGACATCAACCCTGCCGCTCCCGTCCATTTCTTATTAATCCCGAAATTGCACATAGACTCACTCATTGATGTTCAAGACATTCATCAGAGTTTGCTTGGAAAAATGCTATCATTAGCTCCACAGCTGGCGAAAGAACAGGGATGTGAAAATGGTTTCCGCACTATTATTAATACTGGGCCTGCAGGCGGGCAAGAAATATTTCATTTACATTTCCATATCATCGGTGGCCGGGAGCATTTACCTGGAATGATTCACACAGGCTAG
- a CDS encoding copper ion binding protein, producing the protein MNSSPLRQIELPTEGMTCVACAARIEKNLNKLSGVQASVNFANEEAHVNYDEKQVNTDKLINTIEHAGFHIAPRSVQLQLHKMTCAACAEHIEKALVNKLPGVTTLVNIATETAKVKFISGLITVENLIDAVIKTGYGANEINDSSIMPQKKHDVEQPIKLNYAYSGSPQFSHYH; encoded by the coding sequence TTGAATTCATCGCCTCTCAGACAAATCGAATTGCCAACTGAAGGCATGACGTGTGTTGCTTGCGCCGCGCGTATTGAAAAGAATTTAAACAAACTTTCGGGTGTTCAAGCTTCGGTCAACTTTGCGAATGAAGAAGCTCATGTAAATTATGATGAAAAACAAGTAAATACAGATAAATTGATTAATACCATCGAACATGCCGGCTTTCATATTGCACCACGATCAGTGCAACTTCAACTGCACAAAATGACTTGTGCGGCCTGTGCAGAACATATTGAGAAAGCATTGGTGAATAAACTACCCGGCGTCACAACCCTTGTCAATATCGCAACAGAAACCGCAAAAGTTAAATTTATCTCGGGTTTGATAACTGTCGAAAACTTAATTGATGCGGTCATCAAAACAGGCTATGGAGCCAACGAAATCAATGATTCCAGTATCATGCCGCAGAAAAAGCACGACGTCGAGCAGCCTATCAAGCTGAATTACGCTTATTCTGGATCTCCGCAATTCTCACATTACCATTAG
- the hisC gene encoding histidinol-phosphate transaminase produces the protein MSNSYLPEHIIRPEILALSAYHVPSATGMIKLDAMENPYPLTPELRDEIAQLAANAPLNRYPDASAILLKEKLRQTLEISDDIDILLGNGSDEIIQIIAMAVAKPGAVLISVEPSFVMFRMIATFANIQYVGVPLKQDFSLDLEAMLTAIAKHKPAVIFLAYPNNPTGNLFDYAAILNIIQATSGIVVIDEAYQAFADASFINEINHHPNLLLMRTLSKSGLAGLRLGLLLGRSEWLTQLEKMRLPYNIGIMTQIIAEKVLHHTVVLSEQAEAIKLERTKMSAFLATIDGIKVYPSKANFILFRIHAATQIFLALKQQKILIKNLDGTHSLLENCLRVTIGTPDENAQFCSTLQAILSKTV, from the coding sequence ATGAGTAATTCTTATCTTCCCGAACATATTATCAGGCCGGAAATTCTTGCACTTTCTGCTTATCATGTTCCGTCCGCTACCGGCATGATTAAATTGGATGCTATGGAAAATCCTTACCCATTAACACCGGAGCTGCGTGACGAAATTGCACAATTGGCAGCAAATGCACCATTAAATCGTTATCCCGATGCCAGCGCCATTTTGCTTAAGGAAAAATTACGTCAGACTTTGGAGATTTCCGATGACATCGACATTCTGCTTGGCAATGGATCAGATGAAATTATTCAAATCATTGCGATGGCTGTAGCCAAACCCGGTGCGGTATTAATCAGTGTGGAACCCTCTTTCGTGATGTTCCGGATGATCGCCACATTCGCGAACATCCAATATGTCGGAGTGCCCTTAAAACAGGATTTCTCGCTAGATCTGGAAGCCATGTTGACCGCAATTGCCAAACATAAGCCTGCCGTCATCTTTCTGGCCTACCCCAACAATCCAACAGGAAATCTTTTTGATTATGCAGCGATCTTAAACATAATACAGGCCACTTCCGGTATTGTTGTCATTGATGAAGCTTATCAAGCTTTTGCTGATGCAAGCTTTATCAATGAAATAAATCATCATCCCAATTTATTATTAATGCGTACGTTATCCAAATCAGGATTGGCAGGCTTACGATTAGGGTTATTACTTGGAAGATCTGAGTGGCTGACGCAGCTGGAAAAGATGCGTTTACCTTATAACATTGGCATAATGACGCAGATAATCGCTGAAAAGGTATTACATCATACTGTGGTTTTGTCGGAGCAAGCGGAGGCTATTAAATTAGAGCGTACGAAAATGAGTGCTTTTCTTGCTACAATAGATGGTATTAAAGTATATCCTTCGAAGGCTAACTTTATTTTGTTTCGAATCCATGCTGCCACTCAAATTTTTCTAGCACTAAAACAGCAAAAAATATTAATCAAAAATTTGGATGGCACTCATTCTTTATTAGAAAACTGCTTACGTGTAACTATAGGCACACCCGATGAGAATGCTCAATTTTGTTCAACATTACAAGCCATTCTGAGTAAAACAGTTTAA
- the tatC gene encoding twin-arginine translocase subunit TatC yields the protein MLEGSFLSHLVELRARMIRILGVLLLGFIPCAFFARELYTVLAQPLLEKLPQGGQMIATDVATPFFVPMKVAMMMAFVITLPHTLYQIWAFVAPGLYSHEKRVALPLVFGTSLLFFAGMAFAYFAALPVVFEFITYFAPEGVAVMTDISKYLSFVLSMFMAFGVTFEVPVFVIVLVKTGVITIEKLREMRSYVIVGAFIVAAIFTPPDVISQFMLAIPLCLLYELGIFIAALMLKKSNRGIHPNTSSESKKISPEQKDS from the coding sequence ATGCTTGAAGGTTCATTCCTATCTCATTTAGTGGAATTACGTGCCAGGATGATACGTATTCTGGGTGTACTCTTACTGGGCTTTATCCCCTGTGCCTTTTTTGCACGGGAACTCTATACTGTGCTGGCACAACCATTACTGGAAAAACTTCCACAAGGTGGACAAATGATCGCCACGGATGTAGCAACGCCTTTTTTTGTACCCATGAAAGTCGCCATGATGATGGCCTTTGTCATTACTTTACCGCATACCTTATATCAAATATGGGCTTTCGTTGCACCCGGACTCTATTCCCACGAAAAGCGCGTGGCACTGCCTTTAGTTTTCGGTACCAGCTTACTGTTCTTTGCTGGAATGGCATTCGCCTATTTTGCTGCACTGCCGGTGGTATTTGAGTTTATTACTTATTTTGCACCGGAAGGTGTAGCGGTAATGACGGATATCAGCAAATACTTAAGCTTTGTTTTATCCATGTTCATGGCTTTCGGGGTCACATTTGAAGTACCCGTATTTGTCATCGTTTTGGTTAAAACAGGCGTGATTACCATTGAGAAGCTCAGAGAAATGCGCTCTTACGTGATTGTCGGTGCATTTATCGTTGCTGCTATTTTTACACCTCCTGATGTTATTTCACAATTTATGCTAGCTATACCACTGTGCCTGCTCTATGAACTGGGAATATTCATAGCGGCATTGATGCTCAAAAAAAGCAACCGGGGAATTCATCCAAACACTTCATCCGAGTCTAAAAAAATCTCTCCAGAGCAAAAGGATAGCTGA
- the hisF gene encoding imidazole glycerol phosphate synthase subunit HisF: MSLAKRIIPCLDVTNGRVVKGVNFVELRDAGDPVEISRRYDEQGADELTFLDITASSDNRDLILHIIEDVATQVFIPLTVGGGVRQVEDVRRLLNAGADKVSINTSAILNPQLIAEAAEHYGSQCIVVAIDAKQVNASGNSPRWEVFSHGGRKATGIDAVEWAIKMQSLGAGEILLTSMDNDGTRSGFDLSLTRAVSDAINIPVIASGGVGNLDHLVAGILQGHADAVLAASIFHYGEFTVQQAKQYMAQHGIEVRL; this comes from the coding sequence ATGAGTCTCGCAAAGCGTATTATTCCATGCCTAGATGTAACCAATGGGCGTGTAGTTAAAGGTGTTAATTTCGTTGAACTTCGTGATGCAGGAGATCCGGTGGAAATTTCGCGCCGCTATGATGAGCAGGGTGCCGATGAGCTCACTTTTCTGGATATTACAGCCAGTTCGGATAATCGTGATCTGATTCTACACATTATTGAAGATGTTGCCACGCAGGTATTTATTCCTTTAACTGTTGGCGGCGGCGTACGTCAGGTTGAAGACGTGCGCCGGTTGCTAAATGCCGGCGCTGACAAAGTAAGCATTAATACATCGGCTATTCTAAATCCGCAGCTGATAGCTGAGGCAGCCGAGCATTATGGTTCTCAATGTATTGTTGTAGCAATTGACGCAAAACAAGTTAACGCATCCGGCAATTCCCCGCGCTGGGAAGTTTTTAGTCACGGGGGGCGCAAAGCAACAGGCATTGATGCTGTTGAATGGGCAATAAAAATGCAATCTCTGGGTGCCGGTGAAATTTTACTTACCAGTATGGATAATGATGGCACACGTAGCGGTTTTGACCTTTCTTTAACCCGCGCAGTATCGGATGCTATTAATATACCCGTGATCGCCAGTGGTGGTGTTGGCAATCTGGATCATTTGGTTGCCGGCATTCTGCAAGGACATGCGGATGCCGTATTGGCAGCCAGCATCTTTCATTATGGCGAATTCACCGTACAACAAGCAAAACAATATATGGCACAGCATGGCATTGAAGTGCGGTTATAA
- the hisB gene encoding imidazoleglycerol-phosphate dehydratase HisB: MRKAQVIRNTLETQISINLNLDGTGQSILETGVPFLDHMLDQIARHGMVDLEVIAKGDLHIDAHHTVEDIGITLGQALTKAVGDKKGLRRYGHAYVPLDEALTRVVIDLSGRPGLVFNVDFTRAHIGDFDVDLIHEFFQGLVNHALITLHIDNIAGRNAHHQAETAFKAFGRALRMAAELDSASTGIIPSTKGTL, encoded by the coding sequence ATGCGCAAAGCACAAGTCATTCGTAACACACTAGAGACTCAGATCAGCATCAATCTGAATCTGGATGGAACAGGTCAATCTATTCTGGAAACTGGGGTACCATTTCTTGATCACATGCTTGACCAGATAGCTCGTCATGGCATGGTCGACCTTGAAGTGATAGCTAAAGGTGATTTACATATCGATGCACATCATACTGTTGAAGATATCGGCATTACTTTAGGCCAAGCACTGACGAAAGCAGTGGGAGACAAAAAAGGATTGCGCCGCTATGGTCATGCCTATGTTCCACTTGATGAAGCACTGACACGCGTTGTAATAGACTTGTCCGGTCGGCCTGGCTTAGTATTTAATGTTGATTTTACACGTGCACATATTGGTGATTTTGATGTCGATTTGATTCATGAGTTTTTTCAGGGGCTGGTAAATCATGCTCTGATAACTTTACATATCGACAATATTGCCGGAAGAAATGCGCATCATCAGGCCGAAACTGCTTTTAAGGCATTTGGACGAGCTTTACGTATGGCCGCTGAACTTGACTCGGCATCAACCGGCATTATTCCGTCTACCAAAGGTACTTTGTAG
- a CDS encoding heavy-metal-associated domain-containing protein, with protein MMQTATIIIKGMTCIGCVNSVKTVLKNLSGITRAEVTLEPAQASIQYDSNNINIDQIKEAIVDAGFEVIN; from the coding sequence ATGATGCAAACTGCCACCATCATAATAAAAGGCATGACCTGTATAGGCTGTGTTAATAGCGTCAAAACGGTTCTCAAGAATCTATCAGGAATAACCCGAGCGGAAGTAACGCTCGAACCCGCCCAGGCAAGTATTCAATATGACTCGAACAATATCAATATTGATCAAATCAAAGAAGCTATAGTCGATGCAGGCTTTGAAGTAATAAATTAA
- a CDS encoding heavy metal translocating P-type ATPase: protein MVISYPGPILDWTPFLYWHLDSLRGGSANMDVLVALGTSMAYFFSTAVTIFGLDQHVYFEAGAAIITLVLFGKLLEARAIGKISEAIESLIKLQPKTARIERNGKILEVPADSLKINDIFIVRPGENLPVDGVVIEGSSSVNESMLTGESLPVGKQRGVKIFAATINQQGLLKCRAISVGAQTQLAAIIHLVEEAQGSKAPIQRMADKISGTFVPVVVVISILTLGITWWLTGGFVTALINAVAVLVIACPCALGLATPTAIMVSTGRGAQIGVLVKNAAALEHAEKIQTLIIDKTGTLTEGKPEVTGIVPVQSIGKQDLLQIAASLEHGSEHPLARAVLNCAQQEQLYLQSVNDFKTITGNGVTAYLHGIKCLLGSPKFLTQHNIAIDKQKISSLQGKGKTVIGIASVTHNTGKILGYLAIADQLRNTSIQATNELKSLGIEVIMLTDDNTVTAKTIAKRTGITQYRAEMLPQDKATEVLKIKASGKFTVMVGDGINDAPALAAANVSFAIGAGSDVAIEAADITLIRNDLMSVVDAISLSRATLQKIRQNLIFSFIYNILGIPLAAVGMLNPVVAGAAMAMSSVSVVSNSLLLKRWQTNHE from the coding sequence ATGGTTATTAGCTACCCCGGTCCAATTCTGGATTGGACGCCGTTTCTATATTGGCATCTGGATTCCCTGCGTGGCGGTAGTGCCAATATGGATGTATTGGTTGCGTTAGGTACAAGCATGGCTTATTTTTTTAGCACCGCAGTCACAATATTTGGACTGGATCAACACGTTTATTTTGAAGCCGGCGCAGCCATAATCACTCTTGTACTATTTGGTAAATTATTGGAAGCACGTGCCATAGGCAAGATCTCCGAAGCAATAGAATCATTGATCAAGTTGCAACCCAAGACAGCCCGGATTGAGCGCAACGGAAAAATTCTCGAGGTACCCGCAGATAGTCTAAAAATCAACGACATCTTCATTGTGCGCCCCGGTGAGAATTTACCAGTTGATGGGGTTGTAATTGAAGGATCTTCTAGCGTTAATGAATCCATGTTAACCGGAGAAAGCTTACCTGTCGGCAAACAGAGAGGCGTAAAAATATTTGCCGCTACGATTAATCAGCAAGGTTTGCTCAAATGCCGCGCAATCAGTGTTGGTGCCCAAACACAACTCGCCGCAATTATCCATCTGGTGGAAGAAGCACAAGGATCTAAAGCACCGATTCAACGTATGGCTGATAAAATCTCAGGAACCTTTGTACCAGTTGTCGTGGTAATCAGCATCCTGACTTTGGGAATAACCTGGTGGCTTACTGGTGGTTTTGTTACTGCTCTTATCAATGCAGTCGCAGTTTTGGTCATCGCTTGCCCGTGCGCATTAGGATTAGCGACACCAACTGCCATTATGGTCAGCACTGGACGAGGCGCACAAATAGGCGTCTTGGTTAAGAACGCAGCGGCATTGGAGCATGCTGAGAAAATCCAAACCCTTATAATCGATAAAACGGGCACGCTTACCGAGGGCAAGCCAGAAGTTACCGGCATTGTACCGGTGCAATCCATTGGCAAGCAGGATTTATTACAAATCGCAGCTTCCTTGGAACACGGCTCGGAACATCCGTTGGCACGAGCTGTGCTTAACTGCGCACAACAAGAACAATTATACCTTCAATCAGTTAACGATTTTAAAACGATTACCGGCAATGGCGTTACGGCCTACTTGCATGGGATAAAATGCCTGCTTGGTTCCCCAAAATTTCTAACACAACATAATATTGCCATTGATAAACAAAAAATAAGCAGCTTACAGGGAAAAGGAAAAACCGTTATTGGTATTGCTTCTGTTACTCATAACACCGGCAAAATACTTGGGTACTTAGCCATCGCAGATCAGCTACGCAACACCTCTATCCAAGCAACCAACGAGTTGAAATCCTTAGGTATTGAGGTAATTATGCTAACCGATGACAATACTGTAACTGCAAAAACAATTGCCAAACGTACTGGCATTACACAATATCGCGCTGAGATGTTGCCACAGGATAAAGCCACAGAGGTATTGAAAATAAAAGCCAGTGGCAAATTTACGGTAATGGTCGGGGATGGGATTAACGATGCGCCCGCTCTAGCTGCTGCAAATGTTAGCTTTGCTATTGGCGCCGGCTCGGATGTAGCGATTGAAGCTGCCGATATCACTCTGATTCGCAATGATCTGATGAGTGTCGTCGATGCTATTTCTCTATCGCGCGCCACACTTCAAAAGATCCGTCAGAACCTAATTTTCTCTTTTATCTATAATATATTGGGAATTCCATTGGCAGCCGTCGGCATGCTTAATCCGGTCGTCGCCGGTGCCGCCATGGCTATGAGCTCTGTATCAGTTGTCAGCAATTCGTTGCTATTGAAACGATGGCAAACCAATCATGAATAA
- the hisI gene encoding phosphoribosyl-AMP cyclohydrolase, with the protein MPTDIWLSRINWSGDGLIPVIAQEADSGTILMVAWMNREALKLTVEKGEAVYWSRSRKKLWHKGEESGHTQKVKDIFLDCDEDVLLLIVEQTGGIACHTGRHSCFFQKLEGSNWVLTAPVIKDPEKIYDK; encoded by the coding sequence ATGCCTACAGATATTTGGCTCAGCAGAATTAACTGGTCAGGAGACGGATTAATACCGGTCATCGCTCAAGAAGCGGATAGCGGTACTATTCTCATGGTTGCGTGGATGAACCGGGAAGCGCTTAAGTTGACGGTAGAAAAAGGTGAAGCGGTATACTGGTCACGTTCACGCAAAAAACTCTGGCATAAAGGTGAAGAATCTGGTCACACGCAAAAAGTAAAAGATATTTTTCTTGATTGTGACGAAGATGTATTGCTTCTTATTGTGGAGCAGACTGGCGGAATTGCCTGCCACACTGGTAGACACAGCTGTTTTTTCCAGAAATTGGAAGGCAGTAACTGGGTTCTTACTGCACCTGTTATCAAGGATCCTGAGAAAATTTACGATAAATGA
- the tatB gene encoding Sec-independent protein translocase protein TatB produces MFDISFMELLIILMVALIVIGPERLPTVARTIGHLYGRCRNFMYSIRTDIHNEMRMEELKKMQSSVQDTVDSLETSVQESVEQLKTVITNDPQTMEKSPKDLVMPQSQLESEQLKPSDSRTSQHAGIQKEK; encoded by the coding sequence ATGTTTGATATCAGTTTCATGGAGTTACTGATCATTCTGATGGTAGCCTTAATCGTTATCGGACCTGAGCGACTTCCAACTGTTGCACGAACAATCGGGCATTTATACGGGCGTTGCCGTAATTTTATGTATAGCATCAGAACTGATATTCATAATGAAATGCGCATGGAAGAACTAAAAAAAATGCAATCTTCCGTACAAGATACAGTCGACTCACTGGAAACCTCCGTTCAAGAAAGTGTAGAACAACTAAAGACTGTTATCACCAATGATCCCCAGACTATGGAAAAATCGCCCAAAGATCTGGTAATGCCTCAATCGCAATTAGAATCCGAGCAATTAAAGCCAAGCGATAGCAGAACTTCGCAACATGCTGGTATACAGAAAGAGAAATAG
- a CDS encoding phosphoribosyl-ATP diphosphatase: protein MNDITILRRLAQIIESRKSAETDSSYVAKLFHGGQDKILKKIAEESAETIMASKDGNTDQIIYETADLWFHCLILLAFHELSPDDVLKELERREGVSGIQEKASRTSD from the coding sequence ATGAATGATATAACTATTCTCCGCCGTCTGGCACAAATCATTGAATCACGCAAATCGGCTGAGACAGACAGTTCTTATGTAGCTAAACTGTTTCATGGAGGACAGGATAAAATACTTAAGAAAATCGCTGAAGAATCGGCGGAGACTATCATGGCTTCTAAGGATGGCAATACCGATCAGATTATTTACGAAACCGCAGATTTGTGGTTCCACTGCCTGATACTACTCGCTTTCCACGAACTCTCGCCTGACGATGTATTGAAAGAATTGGAAAGGCGTGAGGGTGTATCCGGCATACAAGAGAAAGCTTCAAGAACATCGGATTAG
- a CDS encoding CopD family protein: protein MVDAIATLARWVQLVSNLILLGSCLFLIITSTVKQIHSEVWVGRLERLFPWLAVSMLTGLLVILATTIVQVTGSANSLGEYEVWLGLLGDTRVGQIWIFRFAAAILLLLAILYLCNVSKTRWRYALCVAIATLPLIASSLASHAAAEELSVTAVMPYALHLILAGVWFGALPAFMLLIFDKTNKTNKFNILRRFSSVALPVMLLIIFTGLIVANQIFDGYYAALVATPYGWLLSIKIFLLVIILLIAAGVRSYWLPLLNCKQDSDVSNGNNGIRRWVRIEFILALLLLLLATIITNTTPAKHTLIENWPFSFRFSVIATWNQPNVAIQVWSGVAILVAAIAILQLGWLRNWGIKRLIFIPALLFISGGAIALQALTIQAYPETYRRTPVPFDVISVAHGATLFAQHCVECHGPQGMGNGIKSRTLSTKLPDLLIEPHTIEHTPGDFYNWITNGMVNTDMPGYIDKLSDEDRWDLVNYIHALSRGYQARILTPEIVPNKAYVKPPVFSYQGHDGSPGTLQEFRENKAVLMVVFSWPQSMSRLEQLKQAYGRLKEQDVMLLAVPNIDLVVEDMKQLIAKELPFPIVTQGAAEIATSFALSRRTMSHPDIIGRGTTPDHMEFLIDRKGYLRARWIPSVDSSGWSNIDQLNLQINALNREKMNIPFPEDFVQ, encoded by the coding sequence ATGGTAGATGCAATTGCAACATTAGCACGCTGGGTTCAGCTTGTATCAAATCTAATTTTGCTTGGCAGCTGTTTATTTTTGATAATTACGAGCACTGTAAAGCAAATTCATTCAGAAGTATGGGTAGGGCGGTTAGAGCGCCTGTTTCCATGGTTGGCTGTGAGTATGCTGACAGGCTTGCTTGTAATTCTAGCTACGACCATAGTGCAAGTAACTGGAAGTGCTAACAGCTTAGGGGAGTATGAAGTCTGGCTGGGATTATTAGGAGATACACGTGTAGGACAGATTTGGATTTTTCGTTTCGCAGCAGCAATACTGCTGTTGCTAGCAATTTTATATCTTTGCAATGTGTCTAAAACGCGGTGGCGCTATGCTTTATGTGTTGCAATTGCGACTCTACCGCTCATTGCAAGCTCATTAGCTAGCCATGCCGCAGCAGAGGAGCTTTCAGTAACTGCTGTAATGCCATATGCGCTTCATCTCATTCTTGCTGGGGTATGGTTTGGAGCTTTGCCAGCTTTTATGCTGCTAATCTTTGATAAAACAAATAAAACAAATAAATTTAATATATTGAGACGGTTCTCATCGGTAGCATTACCGGTAATGCTATTAATTATATTCACTGGATTAATAGTCGCTAATCAGATATTTGATGGCTATTATGCTGCATTAGTTGCTACTCCCTATGGTTGGCTTTTAAGTATCAAAATATTCTTATTAGTTATTATTCTCTTAATTGCCGCGGGAGTACGTTCTTACTGGTTGCCTTTGTTAAATTGTAAACAAGATTCTGATGTTAGTAACGGTAACAATGGAATCAGAAGATGGGTCCGCATTGAATTTATTTTGGCGTTGCTACTACTTCTATTAGCCACCATCATTACCAATACAACCCCTGCAAAGCATACACTTATTGAAAATTGGCCATTTTCATTTCGCTTCTCGGTTATTGCCACTTGGAATCAACCTAATGTTGCTATTCAAGTTTGGAGTGGCGTGGCGATTCTGGTGGCTGCTATAGCGATTTTACAACTAGGCTGGTTAAGAAACTGGGGGATAAAGCGCCTAATTTTTATTCCAGCTTTATTGTTTATATCAGGGGGAGCGATTGCATTGCAAGCTCTGACAATCCAAGCTTACCCTGAAACCTATCGGAGAACACCTGTACCTTTTGATGTGATTTCTGTGGCGCATGGCGCTACATTATTTGCACAGCATTGTGTGGAGTGTCATGGGCCGCAGGGAATGGGTAATGGTATTAAGTCACGAACTTTATCCACAAAATTGCCGGATCTACTAATTGAACCGCATACCATAGAACATACGCCAGGAGATTTCTATAACTGGATTACGAACGGTATGGTAAATACAGATATGCCAGGTTACATCGATAAACTATCTGATGAAGACCGATGGGATCTGGTTAATTATATTCATGCATTATCACGCGGCTATCAGGCACGGATTTTAACACCGGAGATTGTGCCCAATAAAGCATATGTAAAGCCACCAGTTTTTTCATACCAGGGTCATGATGGAAGTCCAGGCACATTGCAAGAATTTAGAGAAAACAAAGCTGTTTTGATGGTCGTTTTTTCTTGGCCTCAGTCTATGAGTCGTTTGGAACAGTTAAAGCAGGCTTATGGAAGATTAAAGGAGCAAGATGTTATGTTGCTCGCAGTGCCAAATATAGATCTTGTTGTTGAAGATATGAAGCAATTAATAGCTAAAGAACTACCTTTTCCAATTGTTACTCAAGGCGCTGCTGAAATTGCAACCAGCTTTGCATTATCACGTAGAACCATGAGTCATCCTGATATTATTGGCCGAGGAACAACTCCAGATCATATGGAGTTTCTCATAGATAGAAAGGGATATTTGCGTGCACGTTGGATTCCATCTGTAGATAGCTCGGGGTGGTCAAATATTGATCAACTAAACTTGCAAATAAATGCGTTAAATCGTGAGAAAATGAATATACCTTTTCCGGAAGATTTTGTTCAATAA